A window of Actinomadura viridis genomic DNA:
CGCGCACCCGGGCGGCGCGCTGGGAGAAGTTGTCCTCCTCCTCCGAGGGGCGCCCGTACAGCTTGGCGAGCATCGCCCCGGCCACGTTGAACCGCTCGGTCATCAGCGAGCTCATCTCGGCGTCCAGCTGCATCTGCTCGCGGCTGATGCTCGACAGCCGCTTGCCGACCCACTTGGCCGGGAGGACGAAGACCGGCAGGAGCAGCAGCGCGATCAGCGTGACCTGCCAGGACAGGATCATCATCGTGATCACTACCAGGACCAGGCTGATCACGTTGGAGACCACCGACGACAGGGTGGTGGTGAGGGCGCGCTGGGCGCCGATCACGTCGTTGTTGAGCCGGCTCACCAGCGAGCCGGTCTGCGCCCGCATGAAGAAGGCGACCGGCTGGCGCTGGACGTGCCCGAACACCTGCGTGCGCAGGTCGTAGATCAGTCCCTCGCCGACGCGCGCCGAGTACCAGCGCTGGGCCAGGCCGAGCACGGCCTCCAGCACCGCCAGGCCGGCCACCCCCAGGGCCAGCCAGATCACCAGGTCGTGCCGCGAGGGCACGATGCCCCGGTCGATGATCGCCTTGAGCAGCAGCGGGTTGGCCACCACGATCACCGCGCCGAGCGCGTTGAGCGCGAGGAACAGCAGCAGTTCGCGCTTGTAGGGACGGGCGTAGCTCGCGATCCGCTTGACCGTCCCCGGCTTCAGCTTCTGCTGGGTGACCGATCCGTCCCGCCGGAACGAGGCCATCACCTGCCAGCCGTTGCCCGGCATTCCCGGCATCCCCACTTGCAGCCTCCGAGTTCCCCGAACATCCCCTCGCGTCCCGGCCGTGCGGCGTCCCGCAGGGCCGGGGCCCGGCGCCGGAGCGGCGGACGTCACGACACGGCCGGATCCACGTAATCAAGTAAGCATCTCAGTGTCCGCCGGGTGTCAACGCGCCGCGCCCCTTCCTCGCTTCCCGGCTCCGCTCACGGCGTAACTCCGCGACGGGAACCGGCGCTCCGCGCCCCTCCATTGGGACGCACGGAGGCGCGCGCAGTGCGTGGCCCTCCGCGCGGGCACGTTTCCCCGGACGGCCCGCGGACCAGCGCGGAAAAGTGGCCGGGGTCCGGCCCGATTCCGGACGGTCGCCTGGACGGCCCCCGCCGATCCGGAGTACAAGTGATCAACATCAGCAGGCTCGTCACCCTCAGGAGCCCTCGTGACCCGACGCCTCACGCGAGGCGGCGCCGGCGTGATCACCCTCGTCGCCGCGCTGCTCGCCACGACCGCGCCGCCGGCCGGAGCCGACCCCGCCCCCTCTCCGCGGACCACGGCGCCCCCGCAGATCTCGGTGAAGGACGGCGAGACCCAGCCGGTCTTCTCCCGGGCCGACGCGGTGACCCAGACCGTCCTCATCGAGACCACCGCCGACAGCGACCGCGACGGGATCCGGGACCGGGTCCAGATGCGGATCATGCGGCCCAAGGAGACCGACCAGGGCCTCAAGGTCCCGACCATCCTGGAGCCCAGCCCCTACTGGGCCGGCACGCACGACATCCCGCTCTACCCCGTGGACGTGGACGGCGTCCAGGCGCGCCGCGGCAAGGGCGTGGCGCGCAACCTCGCCGAGCTGTTCCCCGGCTACTACGACAACTACTTCCTGCCGCGCGGCTACGCGATCGCCAACCTCGACAGCATCGGCACCGGTGGCTCGACCGGCTGCCCCACCTCCGGCGACCGGGCCGAGCAGGCCGGCACGAAGGCCGCGGTGGACTGGCTGAACGGGCGGGCCCGCGGCTGGGCGCCGGACGGCACCCCGGTCACGGCCGGCTGGTCCACCGGCAGCGTCGGCATGATCGGCCAGTCGTACAACGGCACGCTGCCCAACATGGCGGCGGCCAGCGGCGTGGAGGGGCTGAAGGCGATCGTGCCGATCGCGGCCATCTCCAGCTGGTACGACTACTACCGCGCCAACGGCGGCGTGGTGGCGCCGGGCGGTTACCAGGGCGAGGACCTCGACCTCCTGGCCAAGATCGTGCTGACCCGCCGGAACCCCGAGGTGTGCCAGAAGGTCATCGACGAGATCACCGCCACCCAGGACCGCGAGACCGGCGACTACGGCCCGGTATGGGCCGAGCGCGACTACGTCCGGGATGCGCGCGACGTCCGCGCGGCGGTCATGGTCGTGCACGGCCTCAACGACTGGAACGTCAAGGTCAAGAACTCCGTGCAGTGGTGGAACGCGCTCAAGCGCGCGGGCGTGCCGCGCAAGCTCTGGCTGCACCAGGGCAACCACGCCACGCCGTTCCGCTGGCGCCTGGAGGAGTGGCTGCGCCAGACCCACCACTGGTTCGACCGGTGGCTGTACGAGATCGACAACGGCGTCACCGCGGAGCCGCGGGTCGACGTCGAGCGCGCGCCCGGCCGTTGGGAGACCGCCTCCGACTGGCCCGTTCCCGGCACACGCTCGGTGCCGCTCAGCCTGAACGCCGGTGCCGCGGGGCAGCCGGGGACGCTCTCCACCCGGCCGCGGCCGGGCGCCGCACAGTCCCTGGTGGACGCGGGCCGTACCCGTACCGCCGAGGACCTGCTGGTGAACGAGGACCGCGCCGACCCCAACCGGCTGGCCTACCTCACCCCGCCGCTGAAGGAGCCGGTCCGGGTGAACGGGATCCCGAAGGCGGCCCTCCAGGCGTCACTGGACGGCCGGTCGCCGTACCTGACCGCGCTGCTGGTCGACTACGGCACCGACACCCGGCCGACCGGCGCGCGGGCCGACACCGGCGAGCGGGTCTGCTACGGCCAGGGCGTGCCGGGCGACGACGGCTGCACGACCCGGCAGGCCCACCGGACCGAGACCGCCCCCTACAAGATCATTACCCGCGGCTGGCTGGACGCCCGCAACCGGCACAGCCCCGACCGCACGGAGCCGATCACGCCCGGGAGGACGTACGACCTCCGGTGGGACTTCGAGCCGACCGACTACGTCGTCAAGCCCGGCCACCGGCTCGGCGTGATCGTCCTGTCCACCGACCACGACTTCACGCTGCGGTACCCGGCGGGGACCCGCCTGACCCTCCGGCCCGGTGCCAGCAAGGTCTGGCTGCCGGTCGCCCGCGGCGGCCGGGAGGCCCTGGACCGATCCGCGGGCTGACCCGCGGGCCGACCCGCGCCCGGGACGCCGGCACGCCCGGGACCTCCGGGACGGCCGGGACGCCCGGAACGCGTACGCGCCGGCGGTGCACACACCGCCGGCGCGTACCGGCCGGGTGGCGGCGCCGCCCCGTCCGTCGATCGCCGGGACGGGCCGCCCCCTCGGGAGGTGTCTCTTCGGGCGCCGGATCGCGGGCCCATGCCGAGACCGGTCCCCCGTGGCCGTTTCCGGCCGCGGGACCGCGTCCCTCTCAGTCCACCGCCGCTCCGTCCGGGTCCGGTCCGGTTCGGTCCGGCCCGGCTGTTCCGGTCCTTCCGCACGCTGCGCCACCGGCACGGGCGGCCCGGCGCCGTGGCGGGGACGGCGGGCG
This region includes:
- a CDS encoding Xaa-Pro dipeptidyl-peptidase, with protein sequence MTRRLTRGGAGVITLVAALLATTAPPAGADPAPSPRTTAPPQISVKDGETQPVFSRADAVTQTVLIETTADSDRDGIRDRVQMRIMRPKETDQGLKVPTILEPSPYWAGTHDIPLYPVDVDGVQARRGKGVARNLAELFPGYYDNYFLPRGYAIANLDSIGTGGSTGCPTSGDRAEQAGTKAAVDWLNGRARGWAPDGTPVTAGWSTGSVGMIGQSYNGTLPNMAAASGVEGLKAIVPIAAISSWYDYYRANGGVVAPGGYQGEDLDLLAKIVLTRRNPEVCQKVIDEITATQDRETGDYGPVWAERDYVRDARDVRAAVMVVHGLNDWNVKVKNSVQWWNALKRAGVPRKLWLHQGNHATPFRWRLEEWLRQTHHWFDRWLYEIDNGVTAEPRVDVERAPGRWETASDWPVPGTRSVPLSLNAGAAGQPGTLSTRPRPGAAQSLVDAGRTRTAEDLLVNEDRADPNRLAYLTPPLKEPVRVNGIPKAALQASLDGRSPYLTALLVDYGTDTRPTGARADTGERVCYGQGVPGDDGCTTRQAHRTETAPYKIITRGWLDARNRHSPDRTEPITPGRTYDLRWDFEPTDYVVKPGHRLGVIVLSTDHDFTLRYPAGTRLTLRPGASKVWLPVARGGREALDRSAG